The nucleotide window AAATGTACGTACTTGGCGGCGTTGGCATTAACGAAGACGACACAGGCGCACAATTCACTGTTGGTTCACAAGTTCTTGATACAAACTTTTATTTAGAATCAACCATGAATTACATCGATTCAGATATCAGCGATGTTACTTCAGACGTAAACGGCGACCTAACTAAGCACAAGGGCGATTACCAACACTTCAAAATGTCTCTAGCGCCAATGTATAAATATAGTTTCGATGAATCTTTTGCTATCTACGGTAAAGTTGGTCTTGCTTACTCAAACTTTAATTCTAAATCAACGATCACTGATAAAGATGGCTCAGTGAATAACAAGCATTCAAATAGTGAATGGGGGGCAACTTACGGCATCGGTGCTGAATTTAAGTCAGTGCAACCAATGTTTGGTAACTCGAAGTTTATGGCACGTGTTGGTTTTGATTGGTACGACTTCAGCTCAGGTGGTCTAAATCTAGGCAGTGACGGCACTCTAGGTCTACAGGCCGGTTTCACTTTCTAAGATATGGAACAGAAAGGTTTTACACTAATTGAGCTGATCATCGTTATTGCTATTCTTGGTATCTTAGCGTTAACCGCTGCCCCAAGTTTTTAAACCACTAGGTGAAGAGTTTGGTAGTAAATTGATTTGTAGAAAAGTCACTGGTGGGAGCTAAATCTAGCCATGTCTTTCCTTGATTCGATTACTGTAATAATCGGTCGGTACTTCGCATAAATAAAAAGGGTTACTCATCATGAGTAACCCTTTTTTAATGTCCGCATTTAGAGAGAGAAACCAAAGCAACTAGAAGACGTAGGCAACACCGACGTTTGCGGCCATGTTAATGCCACTTTCAAGTATTGGGCTGTTCTCAATATCACCTTCAAGGTTGGTATAACGAACGCCACCAGTGAC belongs to Vibrio splendidus and includes:
- a CDS encoding outer membrane beta-barrel protein gives rise to the protein MRKFILASLAIMSTSAFAANEMYVLGGVGINEDDTGAQFTVGSQVLDTNFYLESTMNYIDSDISDVTSDVNGDLTKHKGDYQHFKMSLAPMYKYSFDESFAIYGKVGLAYSNFNSKSTITDKDGSVNNKHSNSEWGATYGIGAEFKSVQPMFGNSKFMARVGFDWYDFSSGGLNLGSDGTLGLQAGFTF